A window of the Candidatus Cloacimonadota bacterium genome harbors these coding sequences:
- a CDS encoding phosphatase PAP2 family protein, with translation MKKRGSLPIDWLTYGYIIFNLIYISLGRNRVPDAGKHLGILLAMSLFIYVLIRLHHEKSGWLLSFLRHWYPLIFFTYFFELSTIVNLVVFPEFIDPFFMRIDELIFGYQPAVMWGQMYDNIILSELLYFSYFSYYLVVPGIAFLLYFTKREFFERYVFTLSFVFYLCYLTYSFLPVAGGKYINGIQELITTYEGGPFQHIMAFIYRMSDHTGSAFPSSHVAITIVVNIAALQYFRKIGYWLLPLSLLLSISTIYCHYHYFIDTIFGLFYGVGFYFVGAKIFDNIRKRQMLQRSTLVSQETLIEKEKNGTYNS, from the coding sequence ATGAAGAAGAGAGGATCACTTCCTATTGACTGGTTAACTTACGGATACATAATCTTTAATCTGATATATATTTCTTTAGGCAGAAACAGGGTACCTGATGCCGGCAAACATCTGGGGATATTGTTGGCAATGTCGCTTTTTATCTATGTATTGATCAGACTTCATCATGAAAAAAGCGGCTGGCTGCTCTCTTTTCTTCGTCATTGGTATCCGCTGATATTCTTTACCTATTTCTTTGAACTATCCACAATCGTTAATCTGGTGGTCTTTCCGGAGTTTATAGATCCCTTCTTCATGAGGATAGATGAGTTAATATTCGGTTATCAACCTGCTGTGATGTGGGGACAGATGTATGATAATATCATCCTGAGCGAACTACTCTATTTTTCCTATTTCAGTTATTATCTGGTAGTTCCAGGGATCGCTTTTCTGCTCTATTTCACGAAACGGGAATTTTTCGAGAGGTATGTCTTTACTTTATCTTTTGTGTTCTATTTATGTTACTTAACTTATTCGTTTTTACCTGTTGCCGGAGGCAAATATATAAACGGAATACAGGAATTGATAACAACTTATGAGGGTGGACCTTTTCAGCACATAATGGCATTTATCTACAGGATGTCCGATCATACCGGTTCTGCCTTTCCGAGCTCACACGTAGCAATTACCATTGTAGTCAATATTGCTGCCTTACAGTATTTCCGCAAGATCGGTTACTGGTTGCTACCCTTGTCGTTGCTACTCAGTATCTCGACGATCTATTGTCACTATCATTACTTTATCGATACCATCTTTGGACTTTTTTATGGAGTCGGTTTTTACTTTGTGGGAGCAAAGATATTTGATAATATAAGAAAACGGCAA